In Carya illinoinensis cultivar Pawnee chromosome 6, C.illinoinensisPawnee_v1, whole genome shotgun sequence, a single genomic region encodes these proteins:
- the LOC122312425 gene encoding probable quinone oxidoreductase has protein sequence MELKPGLSALVTGGASGIGKALCLALGKNGIFVTVVDFSEKGAEVASLVEKENAKFHSNLEFPAAMFLKCDVTNTRDLNGVFEKHLATYQGLDICINGAGIGTSIPFQKDQTDGTRSWRHAINVNLIAVINCTQLAIKNMVAMQKPGVIINMGSASGLYPMYADPIYSGSKGGVVMFTRSLAPYKRKGIRINVLCPEFVQTEMGLKIDPKFVDLMGGFVPMEMVVKGAFELITDESKAGSCLWITNRRGMEYWPTPVEEKKYLVRSSSSKKGFPLKVSSNFQLPENFEKMVVHTLSHNFRNATCIVSTPLRLPIKPNHVLVKIIYAGVNASDVNFSSGRYFSGQNKDQGSSLPFDVGFEAVGIIAAVGDSVTDLTIGTPAAVMTYGSYAEFITVPSKHALPVARPDPEVVAMLTSGLTASIALEKVGQMESGKVVLVTAAAGGTGQFAVQLAKLAGNTVVATCGGEEKAMLLKKLGADRVIDYRTEDIKTVLKKEFPKGVDIVYESVGGDMFNLCLNALAIHGRLIVIGMISQYQGEHGWKPSNYTGLCEKILAKSQTVSGFFLIQHSHLWQRHLDRLFNIFSEGKLKVAIDPKRFLGLNAVADAVEYLHSGKSVGKVVVCIDPSFSQPTAKL, from the exons ATGGAGCTCAAACCTGGCCTATCAGCTCTGGTCACTGGTGGAGCCTCTGGAATCG GTAAGGCACTTTGCTTGGCTCTTGGAAAGAATGGAATATTTGTGACAGTTGTTGATTTCTCTGAAAAGGGAGCGGAAGTGGCATCCCTAGTTGAAAAGGAGAATGCAAAGTTCCACTCCAACTTAGAATTTCCTGCTGCTATGTTTCTAAAATGCGACGTGACCAACACta GGGATTTAAATGGTGTTTTTGAGAAGCATTTAGCGACTTATCAAGGATTGGACATCTGTATTAATGGCGCTGGAATTGGCACTTCAATACCATTCCAGAAGGACCAAACTGATGGCACTCGATCATGGAGACATGCCATTAATGTAAACCTGATTGCAGTTATTAATTGCACCCAGCTTGCG ATTAAGAACATGGTAGCTATGCAAAAGCCTGGTGTAATTATAAATATGGGATCGGCTTCTGGTCTTTATCCGATGTACGCTGATCCTATCTACTCTGGCTCAAAAG GTGGTGTTGTCATGTTTACTAGATCACTTGCACCCTACAAACGTAAAGGGATTCGCATCAATGTGCTTTGCCCTGAG TTCGTTCAAACAGAGATGGGCTTAAAAATTGATCCTAAATTTGTTGATTTAATGGGGGGCTTTGTGCCTATGGAAATGGTGGTAAAAG GTGCTTTTGAGCTCATCACCGATGAGAGTAAAGCTGGTTCATGCCTATGGATTACCAATCGTAGAGGCATGGAATATTGGCCCACTCCTGTGGAGGAAAAAAAGTACTTGGTGCGTTCTTCAAGTTCCAAGAAAGGGTTTCCGCTCAAGGTCTCATCAAATTTCCAACTTCCtgagaattttgagaaaat GGTTGTTCACACCTTAAGTCACAATTTTCGTAATGCTACCTGCATTGTGAGCACGCCATTGAGATTGCCCATCAAGCCAAATCATGTTCTTGTGAAAATCATTTATGCTGGTGTAAATGCTAGTGAT GTAAATTTCAGCTCAGGGCGTTATTTCAGTGGCCAAAATAAAGACCAAGGCTCCAGTCTTCCATTTGATGTTGGTTTTGAG GCTGTGGGAATAATTGCGGCAGTTGGGGACTCTGTGACTGACTTGACAATTGGCACCCCTGCTGCAGTCATGACTTATGGAAGTTATGCTGAATTCATAACG GTTCCTTCGAAACACGCCCTCCCTGTGGCAAGACCAGATCCAGAAGTAGTTGCCATGCTTACTTCAGGATTGACAGCATCCATTGCACTAGAAAAG GTTGGACAAATGGAATCTGGAAAAGTAGTTCTTGTTACTGCAGCTGCGGGAGGGACAGGCCAATTTGCTGTCCAG CTTGCAAAATTAGCCGGAAATACGGTGGTTGCAACTTGTGGAGGTGAGGAAAAGGCCATGCTCTTGAAAAAGTTGGGAGCTGATCGGGTCATAGACTACAGAACTGAAGACATCAAAACT GTTCTTAAGAAAGAGTTTCCCAAAGGTGTTGATATCGTCTATGAGTCCGTGGGTGGTGACATGTTTAACCTGTGCTTGAATGCCTTGGCAATCCATGGACGACTTATTGTGATTGGAATGATATCACAG TATCAAGGGGAGCATGGATGGAAGCCATCAAATTACACTGGCCTATGTGAAAAGATTTTGGCTAAAAGCCAAACTGTG tCTGGCTTTTTCCTGATACAACATAGTCACTTATGGCAACGTCATCTGGACAGgctgtttaatattttttctgagGGAAAGCTGAAG GTTGCCATAGACCCAAAAAGATTTTTGGGGCTCAATGCTGTTGCAGATGCTGTTGAATATCTACATTCCGGTAAAAGTGTTGGCAAG GTTGTCGTTTGCATCGATCCATCCTTCAGTCAACCGACGGCAAAACTATGA